Proteins encoded together in one Acidobacteriota bacterium window:
- the ilvB gene encoding biosynthetic-type acetolactate synthase large subunit, translated as MASMRTGAQIIWEALVREGVSTVFGYPGGAILPAYDAMLEYPIRHVLVRHEQGATHMADGYARASGEVGVAVATSGPGATNMVTGIATAMLDSSPLLCITGQVGSKLIGSDAFQETDVTGVTLPITKHNYLVSHVDEIAPVIHEAMYVARSGRPGPVLVDITKDAQQGSTEGDWHPRDVKLPGYRPDLRASEAEYRRAAELLNSAKRPIIFAGHGVLLSGAMNQVRELAERADIPIAMTLLGIGGVPAEHPLNMGMMGMHGEAWVNAAIQEADLLLALGMRFDDRVTGNVRTYAPNARKIHIDIDPAEFNKNVKVDVALAGDLSAVLDDLAPLVEAGDRASWLATINDMKGDVAVRDIQNLPDSGHLYAAHVINDIWRMTGGRAIVVTDVGQHQMWEAQYYHHRDPRTLITSGGLGTMGFALPAAVGAKLARPDAEVWVVAGDGGFQMTMAELATIAQEKIKINVAIINNGYLGMVRQWQEFFYERRYAATPLLSPDFAKLAECFGLGGATVKTRGEVEPTVERARADERTVVIDFQVEQEDTVYPMVPAGADLHNMIRRPSPAPIVETADDE; from the coding sequence ATGGCTTCGATGAGAACGGGCGCGCAGATCATCTGGGAAGCGCTGGTGCGCGAGGGCGTCAGCACCGTCTTCGGCTATCCGGGGGGGGCTATTCTGCCCGCCTACGATGCGATGCTGGAGTACCCGATCCGCCACGTGCTGGTGCGCCACGAGCAGGGCGCCACGCACATGGCCGACGGCTACGCGCGCGCGAGCGGGGAAGTGGGCGTGGCGGTCGCCACCTCCGGGCCCGGCGCCACGAACATGGTGACCGGCATCGCGACGGCGATGCTCGATTCGTCGCCGCTGCTGTGCATCACAGGTCAGGTGGGCAGCAAGCTGATCGGGTCGGACGCGTTCCAGGAGACCGACGTCACCGGCGTCACCCTGCCGATCACCAAGCACAACTACCTGGTGTCGCACGTCGACGAGATCGCGCCGGTGATCCACGAGGCGATGTACGTCGCCCGCTCCGGCCGGCCGGGGCCGGTGCTCGTCGACATCACCAAGGACGCGCAGCAGGGATCGACCGAGGGCGACTGGCATCCGCGGGACGTCAAGCTGCCCGGCTACCGGCCCGACCTGCGCGCCTCGGAAGCGGAGTACCGGCGCGCCGCCGAGCTGCTGAACAGCGCCAAGCGGCCGATCATCTTCGCCGGCCACGGCGTGCTGCTCTCGGGTGCGATGAACCAGGTCCGCGAGCTGGCCGAGCGCGCCGACATCCCGATCGCCATGACCTTGCTCGGCATCGGCGGGGTGCCGGCCGAGCACCCGCTGAACATGGGCATGATGGGGATGCACGGCGAGGCGTGGGTCAACGCCGCCATCCAGGAGGCGGACCTGCTGCTGGCCCTCGGCATGCGCTTCGACGACCGGGTCACCGGCAACGTGCGGACCTACGCCCCGAACGCGCGCAAGATCCACATCGACATCGATCCGGCCGAGTTCAACAAGAACGTCAAGGTGGACGTGGCCCTCGCCGGCGACCTGTCGGCCGTTCTGGACGACCTGGCCCCGCTCGTCGAGGCGGGCGACCGCGCCTCGTGGCTCGCCACGATCAACGACATGAAGGGCGACGTCGCGGTGCGCGACATCCAGAACCTGCCCGACAGCGGGCACCTCTACGCGGCGCACGTCATCAACGACATCTGGCGCATGACCGGCGGGCGGGCCATCGTCGTCACCGACGTAGGCCAGCACCAGATGTGGGAGGCGCAGTACTACCACCACCGGGACCCGCGAACACTGATCACGTCGGGCGGCCTCGGGACGATGGGCTTCGCCCTGCCGGCCGCCGTCGGCGCGAAGCTGGCGCGGCCCGACGCCGAGGTGTGGGTGGTGGCCGGCGACGGCGGGTTCCAGATGACGATGGCCGAGCTGGCGACGATCGCGCAGGAGAAGATCAAGATCAACGTCGCGATCATCAACAACGGCTATCTGGGCATGGTCCGCCAGTGGCAGGAGTTCTTCTACGAGCGGCGCTACGCGGCGACGCCGCTGCTGAGCCCCGACTTCGCGAAGCTGGCCGAGTGCTTCGGCCTCGGCGGCGCGACGGTGAAGACCCGCGGTGAGGTCGAGCCGACGGTGGAGCGGGCGCGGGCCGACGAGCGGACCGTGGTCATCGATTTCCAGGTGGAGCAGGAGGACACGGTCTACCCGATGGTGCCGGCCGGCGCCGACCTGCACAACATGATCCGGCGCCCGAGCCCGGCGCCGATCGTGGAGACCGCCGATGACGAGTAG
- a CDS encoding DUF481 domain-containing protein, whose product MKPASVRVRRGPAATLRELARALRSPQHAPGGDRNGSSFSLVRSADRSFGRSVYDHRRLELARRQRPVSAASATPWRKTRMRTDWRTVPLLLAWLATMVAGGGAQEPDTAEEDAGWSNATELSVVRAGGNADTQTFGFKNTLRRNWTAARARLRVDGIRARTGGDRILVVEPGLRFVPGELPDEFETAVARADGPPDVEQYFVEGRLEVNISDRFFWNTGTSWDRNNDAGIRNRYIAFGGVGNVWADTDDLSFSTGYGISYTAREELEPDAAKDDRFGGFRLDSDYHHRLGAALELDSDLALNVNLLSASDYSLNVTNAAGVAMNDHLSLRISLQHLYEHRPALEDAAIRAHVMLNDPDGTPGSGDEVFETAAAGGAVLDLGTGRIRKAGLDAILRTALVISF is encoded by the coding sequence ATGAAGCCGGCATCCGTGCGGGTCCGCCGTGGGCCTGCAGCCACTCTACGCGAGCTTGCGAGGGCGCTTCGCAGCCCTCAGCACGCGCCCGGAGGGGACAGGAACGGTTCGAGTTTCAGTCTGGTGCGGTCGGCAGACCGGTCCTTCGGCCGTTCGGTCTACGATCACCGACGCTTGGAGCTGGCCCGTCGCCAGCGTCCAGTTTCCGCAGCTTCAGCAACCCCGTGGAGGAAGACCCGAATGCGAACGGATTGGCGGACGGTACCGCTGCTGCTGGCCTGGCTGGCGACGATGGTGGCCGGCGGCGGCGCACAGGAACCCGACACGGCCGAGGAAGACGCCGGCTGGTCGAACGCAACGGAGCTGAGTGTCGTCCGGGCCGGTGGGAACGCCGATACCCAGACGTTCGGATTCAAGAACACCCTGCGCCGCAACTGGACCGCGGCGCGGGCCCGGTTGCGCGTGGACGGCATTCGCGCGCGGACGGGCGGCGACCGGATTCTCGTCGTCGAGCCGGGGCTGCGCTTCGTGCCCGGCGAGCTCCCGGACGAGTTCGAGACGGCTGTCGCCCGGGCGGACGGCCCGCCGGACGTCGAGCAGTACTTCGTCGAGGGACGTCTGGAGGTGAACATCAGCGACCGGTTCTTCTGGAATACGGGCACGAGTTGGGATCGCAACAACGACGCCGGCATTCGCAACCGCTACATCGCCTTCGGCGGCGTCGGCAACGTCTGGGCCGACACGGACGACCTGTCGTTCTCCACCGGCTACGGGATCAGCTACACCGCGCGGGAGGAACTCGAACCGGACGCCGCGAAGGACGACCGGTTCGGAGGCTTCCGTCTGGACAGCGACTATCATCACCGGCTCGGCGCCGCACTGGAGTTGGACAGCGACCTGGCGCTGAACGTGAATCTTCTGTCGGCCTCCGACTACTCCCTGAACGTCACCAACGCGGCCGGCGTCGCCATGAACGATCACTTGTCGTTGCGGATCAGCCTCCAGCATCTGTATGAGCATCGGCCGGCTCTGGAGGATGCCGCCATCCGTGCGCACGTCATGCTGAACGACCCCGACGGCACGCCGGGCAGCGGCGACGAAGTGTTCGAGACGGCCGCGGCGGGCGGCGCCGTGCTCGACCTCGGCACGGGTCGGATCCGCAAGGCCGGCCTCGACGCGATCCTTCGGACCGCGCTCGTGATCAGCTTCTGA
- a CDS encoding type II toxin-antitoxin system VapC family toxin yields the protein MRRTARLEPRSPSALDPRPSRRGSFVRGQVPARPHRSGRPRRGHRAIHPRAQTAAGAGRTRVILVDTNVLSELTKSTPEPRVIAWLEVNEPALGLPTIALAELRYGIARLPDGRRQSSLLHFWQATCMQFRGRVFSFDERAAERYGDVAAAAERAGRRLNIQDGQIAAIALVHGMRVATRNVGDFEPTGVAIVNPWD from the coding sequence ATGCGCCGAACAGCGCGGTTGGAGCCTCGAAGCCCTAGTGCGCTCGATCCTCGACCAAGCCGCCGAGGAAGCTTCGTCCGCGGGCAGGTTCCCGCACGACCTCATCGCTCTGGTCGACCCCGGCGAGGACATCGAGCCATTCATCCGAGAGCACAGACAGCAGCAGGAGCCGGCAGAACTCGCGTGATCCTGGTCGACACCAACGTCCTGTCGGAACTGACAAAGTCGACGCCGGAGCCACGCGTGATCGCGTGGCTGGAAGTCAACGAGCCGGCACTCGGGCTGCCGACCATCGCCCTGGCAGAACTACGGTACGGGATCGCACGCCTGCCCGACGGCCGCCGACAATCAAGCCTGCTGCACTTCTGGCAAGCGACCTGCATGCAGTTCCGCGGCAGGGTCTTCTCATTCGACGAACGCGCCGCCGAGCGGTACGGGGACGTGGCCGCAGCCGCGGAACGCGCCGGCCGACGGCTCAACATCCAGGACGGGCAGATCGCAGCGATCGCACTGGTCCACGGAATGCGCGTCGCGACGCGCAACGTCGGCGACTTCGAGCCGACAGGGGTCGCGATCGTGAATCCGTGGGACTAG
- the ilvD gene encoding dihydroxy-acid dehydratase, whose product MSTRKSAAITEGPSRAPARAMLKAVGFTDADLARPIIGVANTWIEIGPCNYHLRDLAEEVKAGIRAAGGTPMEFNTVSISDGITMGSEGMKASLVSREVVADSIELVARGNLFDGIVILVGCDKTIPGGVMALVRLDIPGLVLYGGSIAPGRWEGRDVTIQDVFEAVGTHAAGKMTDEQLCALEDVACPGPGACGGQFTANTMSTVCELLGVSPMSANGVPAMEAEKGDVSRRAGALVMDLVKEDLRPRRIVTREALDNAIAAVASTGGSTNAVLHLLAIAHEAGVDLKIEDFDRVSERTPLLADLKPGGRFVATDLYRAGGIGLVARRLSEAGLLNRDCVTVTGQTIGEVADAAAETAGQEVVRPVSAPITPTGGLVILKGNLAPDGCVVKVAGHDPATHRGPARVFDCEEDAFEAVEQGRIRPGDVVVIRYEGPSGGPGMREMLGVTAAIVGAGLGESVALLTDGRFSGATRGMMAGHVAPEAARGGPIAVVRDGDTILFDERNRRLQLEVGDEELQARLAVWRAPEPRFESGVMAKYARLVSSAATGAVTS is encoded by the coding sequence ATGAGCACACGCAAGAGCGCCGCGATTACCGAAGGACCGAGCCGGGCGCCGGCCCGCGCCATGCTGAAGGCGGTCGGTTTCACCGACGCCGACCTGGCCCGGCCGATCATCGGGGTCGCCAACACCTGGATCGAGATCGGGCCGTGCAACTACCACCTGCGCGATCTCGCCGAGGAGGTGAAGGCGGGCATCCGGGCCGCCGGCGGGACGCCGATGGAGTTCAACACGGTGTCGATCTCCGACGGCATCACGATGGGCAGCGAGGGGATGAAGGCCTCGCTCGTCAGCCGCGAGGTGGTGGCCGATTCCATCGAGCTGGTCGCGCGCGGCAACCTGTTCGACGGCATCGTGATCCTGGTCGGCTGCGACAAGACGATTCCCGGCGGGGTGATGGCGCTGGTGCGGCTCGACATTCCCGGTCTGGTGCTCTACGGCGGCTCGATCGCGCCGGGACGGTGGGAGGGACGCGATGTCACGATCCAGGACGTGTTCGAGGCGGTCGGCACTCACGCGGCGGGCAAGATGACCGACGAGCAGCTCTGCGCGCTCGAGGACGTCGCCTGTCCGGGGCCCGGGGCCTGCGGCGGGCAGTTCACCGCCAACACGATGTCGACGGTCTGCGAGCTGCTCGGCGTGTCGCCGATGAGCGCGAACGGGGTGCCGGCCATGGAGGCGGAGAAGGGCGACGTGTCCCGCCGCGCCGGCGCGCTCGTGATGGACCTGGTGAAGGAGGATCTCCGGCCGCGGCGGATCGTCACGCGGGAGGCGCTCGACAACGCCATCGCCGCGGTTGCGTCCACCGGCGGCTCGACCAACGCGGTCCTGCACCTGCTGGCGATAGCCCACGAGGCGGGCGTCGACCTGAAGATCGAGGACTTCGACCGCGTCAGCGAGCGCACGCCGCTGCTGGCGGACCTGAAGCCGGGCGGACGTTTCGTCGCCACCGACCTCTACCGGGCCGGCGGAATCGGTCTGGTGGCCAGGCGGCTGAGCGAGGCCGGCCTGCTCAACCGCGACTGCGTCACGGTGACGGGGCAGACCATCGGCGAGGTCGCGGATGCGGCGGCGGAAACGGCGGGCCAGGAGGTGGTGCGGCCCGTATCCGCGCCGATAACACCGACAGGCGGCCTCGTCATCCTCAAGGGGAACCTGGCCCCGGACGGGTGCGTGGTGAAGGTGGCGGGCCACGACCCGGCGACGCATCGCGGACCGGCTCGGGTGTTCGACTGCGAGGAAGACGCCTTCGAGGCGGTCGAGCAGGGGCGGATTCGACCCGGCGACGTCGTGGTGATTCGCTACGAGGGGCCGAGCGGCGGGCCGGGCATGCGGGAGATGCTGGGGGTGACCGCCGCCATCGTCGGCGCGGGGCTGGGCGAGTCGGTGGCCCTGCTGACCGACGGCCGGTTCTCGGGCGCCACCCGCGGCATGATGGCCGGGCACGTGGCTCCGGAGGCGGCGCGCGGAGGCCCGATAGCCGTGGTGCGTGACGGCGACACGATTCTGTTCGACGAGCGCAACCGGAGGTTGCAGCTCGAGGTGGGCGACGAAGAGCTGCAGGCGCGTCTGGCCGTGTGGCGGGCGCCGGAGCCGCGCTTCGAGAGTGGCGTGATGGCCAAGTACGCGCGGCTGGTTTCGTCGGCTGCGACGGGTGCGGTGACGAGCTGA
- the ilvN gene encoding acetolactate synthase small subunit, producing MTSSKRHTFVVYVEDKPGVLNRVASLFRRRAFNIESLTVGHAEIPGASRMTIVVRTDAIGARRLEANLYKLVNVLRVHDITTGPTIFRELAMIKVGANADTRTHVMQLVDVFRARVVDVAPDSVVIETTGTEDKIDGLLEVLRPYGIIELVRTGRVGMTRGARSVMIDPEERQEPFSPTTAADAADADDPNVSYSV from the coding sequence ATGACGAGTAGCAAGCGGCACACCTTCGTGGTCTACGTGGAGGACAAGCCGGGCGTGCTCAACCGGGTCGCGTCGCTGTTTCGCCGGCGCGCCTTCAACATCGAGTCGCTGACCGTCGGCCACGCCGAGATCCCGGGCGCCTCGCGCATGACCATCGTGGTCCGTACCGACGCCATCGGCGCCCGGCGGCTGGAGGCCAATCTCTACAAGCTGGTCAACGTGCTGCGGGTTCACGACATCACCACCGGCCCCACGATTTTCCGCGAGCTGGCGATGATCAAGGTCGGGGCGAACGCCGACACGCGGACCCACGTCATGCAGCTCGTCGACGTCTTCCGGGCGCGGGTGGTCGACGTGGCGCCCGACTCGGTGGTCATCGAGACGACCGGCACCGAGGACAAGATCGACGGCCTGCTCGAAGTGCTCCGCCCCTACGGCATCATCGAGCTGGTCCGGACGGGCCGCGTCGGCATGACGCGCGGCGCCCGCAGCGTGATGATCGATCCGGAGGAGCGGCAGGAACCGTTCTCTCCGACCACGGCGGCCGACGCAGCCGACGCGGACGACCCGAACGTGTCGTACTCGGTGTAG